GCAAGAGTACATGCTTTTTAGTTAACCTTTGCACGCTTTTAAGGCTAGGTCGGCAAGAGTTGTGTTTTTGGACCGAACCTTTGCCGGCCAACACTGATTTATGCATACAAAAACAGACATGGAAATATTTCCATGTCTGTTTTTTATTTATTCTGGTTGCAGCGTTAAGATTTTTGGGCCTTCACTTGTGATGGCAATTGTGTGCTCGAATTGGCAGCTTATTCCGCCATCTTGCGTGCGTGCTGTCCAACCATTTTTATCCATTTTAGATTTCCACGTTCCTGTATTCACCATGGGCTCGATTGTAATGGTCATGCCCTCTTTCAAGCGCAGACCTTTGCCTGGTAAACCGTAATGTGGAACTGCCGGACCTTCGTGCATCGTTGGGCCGATGCCGTGGCCGATAAAATCGCGGACAACTGAGAAACCTTCCGCTTCCACGTATGTTTGAATCGCGTGGCCGATATCGCCGATGCGGTTTCCAACTTTGGCTTGCTCAATTCCTAAGTACATTGCTTTTTTGGTTACTTCTTTCAAACGATCCACTGTTGGGCTCGATTCGCCGACAATATAGCTCCAACATGAGTCAGACATCGCACCATTATAGTTCACAACCGTGTCTACTTTGACCAAGTCACCATCTTTAAGAACTTCTTTAGTGCTTGGGAAACCGTGGCAAATAGCGTCGTTTACGCTGGTACAGGTTGCGAATTCATAGCCTTCAAACCCGATTTGTTCTGGGATTGCGCCTGCATCGCGAATTGCTTTTTCAACAAAATCATTAATGGCCATCGTTGTAATTCCCGGTTTGATAAAATCGCGTAGCGCAACATGAATGTTTGCCAGGATTTGACCAGACTCTGCCATTGCTTCGATTTCGCGTTGGGATTTTAGTGTAATCATTTGTATATTCCTCCATCATTTACAATCTTCATTAGTAAATTATACCATTTTTAACCCAAAAAACCTATTTACCTCCCCTGTCCAATTGGGCGTAAATAGGTTTAGTCCTGTGCTTGACAGGGTTTTGTTACAATTATTATAAGGAATTAAATGTGAGGATGCAAGGATATGTATTTGCCAATAAAAATCTGGTAAAGTAGAGTTAGTAATTCAGTATGAGGAGGACCTTCATGATACAACCTTTATTTATGCAACCTGTGCTTCAAGAAAAAATGTGGGGTGGTACGAAACTTCGCGATATTTACGGTTATTCTATCCCAAGTGATCACACGGGCGAGTGCTGGGCAATCAGTGCCCATCCGGATGGTATTGGAAAAATTGCAATTGGTACCTTTGCCGGTATGGGCTTGGATGAGTTGTACCAAGCGCATCCAGAGCTTTTTGGAAATCCGAGCTCCCCTGTTTTTCCACTTTTGACGAAAATTATTGACGCGGCGGACGCTTTGTCGGTTCAAGTGCATCCAGATGATGCATATGGAATGGAACACGAAGGTGAACTCGGCAAGACGGAATGCTGGTACATCATCGATGCAGATGAAGGTGCCGAGATCATTTACGGTCACAATGCCCTTTCCAAAGAAGAATTTGCGGAAATGGTTCAAGAAGGTAAATGGAGCGATTTATTACGCTATGTACCGGTTAAACGCGGCGATTTTTTCTTTGTGCCGAGTGGAACGATTCATGCGATTGGCGCGGGAATCACAATACTGGAAACGCAACAAAGCAGTAATACGACTTACCGTGTGTATGACTTTGACCGCGTGGAGCAAAACGGCCAAAAGCGTGATTTGCACATTCAAGAATCGATTGATGTAACGGCTTTTCCACATGTGGATGCAGTCAATCATTTCAAAGTTGACGGTATGGTTACAACGTTCATCGAGAGCGACTACTTCAATGTCTACAAATGGGATATTACTGAATCTTTCACTTATAGACAAACAGCTGCTTATACTTTGGTAAGTGTTTTGGAAGGCGAAGGCGTGTTGGAAGTTGCGGGCGATTCATATGCTATAATGAAGGGGATGCATTTCGTTTTACCGAACGGCATTGCGGATGTCAGGTTGGATGGAAACTTCGAAATGTTAGTTTCGACACCTGGTCCGAAAAGTTTATAAAATTAAGGGGATGAGTGAATGAGTTTACTGGATATTTTGACACAGAAGCTGGAGGAGAAAGAAGGACGGATTATTGAGATGCGTCGTTATTTACACGCGCATCCAGAATTGTCATTTGAAGAAGAAAAAACAGCGCAATACATTGCTGACTTCTACAAGGATGTTCCTGTGGATAAAGTTGAAACGAATTACGGCGGCGGCCATGGTGTAGTGGTAACGATTAAGGGTGCCCAACCTGGTAAGACGATTGCGATTCGTGCCGATTTTGACGCGTTGCCAATTACTGAGGAAACAGATGTCGCATTCAAATCGACGAATCCAGGCGTGATGCATGCTTGTGGTCATGATGGACACACTGCTTATATGCTTATTTTGGCGGAAACGTTGGCGGAACTGAAAAGTGAGTTGAAAGGTACGATTCGCGTGCTGCATCAACCTGCTGAAGAAGTCCCACCAGGTGGCGCATTGGGTATGATTAAAGCCGGTGCTCTTGAAGGCGTTGACCATATCTTTGGTATTCACGTCATGTCCAATATGGAAACAGGTAAAGTCTTCTACCGCGCGGGAAATACGCAAACTGGCCGTTCTTATTTCAAGTTGAAAGTGCAAGGTAAAGGTGGACATGGTTCCTCTCCACATACAGCGAATGATGCGATTGTTGCAGCAAGTTCATTTGTTATGAATGTTCAAACAATCGTTAGCCGCCACATTAACCCATTTGATACAGCAGTTGTAACGATTGGTTCATTTGACGGAAAAGGTTCATTTAACGTTATTAAAGATTCTGTTACGCTTGAAGGAGACGTGCGTACGATGTCTGATGAAAGTCGGACAATCGTTGAAGAGCAAGTTCGTCAATTTGCGGAAGGTTTGGAAACGTCATTCAAAGTTAAGAGTGAGTTGGAATACGCAAACGACTACCCTGTCTTGTATAACGATCCTGAAGTGACAGGATTGGTACAAGAAGCGTTGGAAGCAGCGGATTTCGCTGAGATTTTGGAAACAGCGCCGCAACCACCTTCAGAAGACTTTGCTTACTACTTAAAAGAAGTACCAGGTACATTCTTCTACGTCGGTGCAATGCCGGCAAATGGTGAGTGGTATCCACACCACCATCCAAAATTCGAAATTAACGAAGACAGCTTGTTAATATCTGCAAAAGCAATGGCAGCCGTTGTCGTTAAGTTCTGTGGATAAATTAGATAGAGTGGGAAAAAAGGCGTTTAGATCCGAATCACTGGAACGAATAAGCACAGGATGGACACAGGCCATCCGCGCATTATTTGTGAAGTGGACGTCGGATCTGCCTTTTTGAGCACGTTTACACCAAAGTTATTCGTTAATAGTAGAGGGGCCGGGAGTTCTTTCCCGGCCCCTCTACTATTTCTTCGTTGATTCGCGTTTTATTAACCGCGTCGCAATTGAGATATTCTGGGTTATCCCCACATTTCCTTCCATGCGTTCGACCAGTAAATTCAAACCGATGCTGCCGAGAGCCTCTGTATCTACTTGAATAGTGGATAAGGCGGGATAAACATAACGGGCAACGTTGCTGTCATTGAATCCAATCAGGCTAACCCGCTCCGGTACTTGAATATTCGCGTCTTGCAAACTCCGCATCGCGCCAATCGCGATGGCATCGTTGGCACAGAAGAAAAATGTTGGTAAGTTATCCCCATGTTCCGAAATTGCTTGGTTCATCAGTGCTTGTCCAGATGCTGTGGAAAAACTACCGGTGTAAAAGGCTGCTTCGTTATACTTGCCACTTTGCATAAGCGCTGCTTGAAATAGTAATTCGCGCGGATCATCCAGTACTTGCTTCTGATCCTGTGTTGTTTCTTTTCCACCGAGAAAACCAATCGTCTTGTATTTTGCAGCTTCTGCCATTACTTGTTGAATAGCGTAATTAAAATCAACCGTCACACTGTCGGCTTGATTGCTCATTTGATTTGAATCGATAAAGACTAACGGCTTCTCAAATTTTTTAAGTTGTGTCACTTGGCCGTCACTAAACTTACCGATGGCACAAATACCCGCAATATCTTCTTCGAGTTCAGTCGGAATCTGTTGATAAAGGGTTGTGATAACTAAATTTTTCTTTTTGCCATGTTCTTCCATCGCCAGACGAATCGCTTGGTAATAGATGTCATCCAGTTCTTCCTGCTGGCTGTACCAATGGATAAGTAAAATTTTACGGTTGGGAAGTTTCCGGACGGCTTTTTTATAGTCCAGACTTTCAGCAATCTGCCATATTTTTTGACGGGTTTCATCCCCGACTGATAATGTTTCGTCTTCATTTAAAACACGTGAAACGGTCGCCGTTGAAACGTTGGCTAATTCCGCTATATCCTTTAAGGTTGCGATGACTATCCCCTCCTAGGTAAAGTATTTACTAATGTTTTTAGTATACGATTTTATGGCGAAAAAAGCGACCCCAAGTGGAGTCGCTTTTGTGCATTATTCTTCTGTTTTTGGACGGCGTGCGCCCTTGTTCTTTTGGGAACGGGTACGGTTTTTCTTCTTCGCTTTTTTAGGTGCTTCCGGAAGAGGTGTCCGATTCGTTTCTTGCCTTACGCCTTTTTCCTTCTTCACTTTTTCTTTCATCTTTGGCTGTGGCGCATCTGGAACTGTTTCGGGACGTTCATCCACCAACTGCCCTTTGAAAATAAACCATTCGGTCGTTTCGCTTGGACGCGGACCCAGCTTACGCAGGTCACGAATTCCGCGTTCATTTACTAATGATAAAACGCGGCCCTCTTTGCCCATGCGGCCGGTACGTCCGGAACGGTGTTGATACACTTCTTGAGAAAGCGGCAAATCATAGTTGATGACATATGGTAAATCGGGAATATCAATTCCACGTGTTGATACATCGGTAGTCAATAGGAAGACCGCCTCGCCTTTCTTGAAGGCCTCTAAAGCATCTTTACGTTGACTTGTACCATAATCGCTATGAAGCATGCGTACTTTCACGTTTTCAAACTGCATTTTCTCAGCGAGGTAATCCAGTTCTTGTACAGAGTTCACAAAGACAAGGGCCTGCATGCCCTTCACATTTCCCAAACGACGCAGTACTTCTGCGCGTTTGCGGTTATCCGCCAGTACATAGCCGTGCTCAGTTTGATCGGTACTTGCATCGGCTGTATCAATAATAGCCGGTTGTGTATTGAACCAACGCGACACTTCACGTAAGTTTTCGCTATCCGTTGCGGAATAGAATGCCATTTGTCTTTGTCCTGGCATTTTTTTGATGAATTCACGCAAGTTATCCATGTGCTCGGGTTGTAATAAGTAGTCCGCTTCATCCAAGACTACCGTTTTAACCGTGTGGAGTTTTAATTTACGTTGGTTCGCTAGTTCTAACATACGGCCTGGCGTTCCGACTACAACTTCTGGTTTTAATTTTAAATTTTCGATTTGACGTTTTACGCTGGCGCCGCCGATTAGCGTTTGTACTTTCACATCGCGCAAGGATGCCCACTCTTCTAGAACTCGCCCAACTTGGACGCCCAGTTCTTGAGATGGTGTCAAAACGACTAGTTGCAATTCGCTCGACGTTTTTATTTTTTCTAAAAGTGGTAAAGCGTACGCTAACGTTTTTCCCGTTCCTGTCGGTGATAATCCAACAATATCTTCACCAGCTAGGAGCGGTTCAAACGAACGTTCCTGGATGGGTGTTGGGAGCTGGAAGCGCATGGACCGCCAGTGTCTTTGGAAACTGGGGTTCATTTTTTCAATCATCATAATTTATTCCTCTTTCATTCATCTGCGGTAAAAGTAATCCCTGCATTTTTACGTAATTTTTCTGACCAATATGCGACTTGACGGCTCAATTGGCGCCATTCTTCATATTTTTCAGTAGTGTGTACTATTTCTTTGTGGAAGGCCAAGGCTTCATCCAACATCAAATGTGCGGATGGTTTCTTTGCCAAATTGAAAGTCTCGCCCGTTCCGGTATTTTCCAGGATGATTTCGGTCGTTCCGGTCAATTCATCCAAAATTAAGGTTTGCTTTCCGCTATGAACTTCGGACGGCGCATGCAAATTATAGTTTTTAGAAATATGCATTGTCACATCGAAAGTGGGATAACGGAATAAAATCGTTCCCGAACCGTCGACGTTGGTTGCAATTTTACGCGCGTTATAGGTTGCTGATTCGGGCTCTCCAAACCAAGCAAGCGCTGCGTACAGTGTATAGACTCCCAAGTCCATCAACGCCCCGCCAGAGAATCGTGGTGAGAAAATATTCGGCTCTTCGCCGGCAACAACTTGGTCATAACGACTGGAATATTTCCCATAATAAAGAATGGCATTGTCGACTTTTTCAAGTTTCGTAATTTCATTTTTTATGATATGGAAATTCGGATCGTGAAGGTGACGGGCAGCCTCGAACAATAGAACGCCATTTTCGTCCGCGGCTTTATTGGCTGCGTCCCATTCTTTCAAGTTCGAAAAAGCTGGTTTTTCAACGATGACGTGCTTTTTATTCGCCATAGCAAGCATAGCTTGATCGAAATGCAGACTATTTGGGGAGGCAATATAAATGACATCCAACTCTGGACTCGCCATAAATGCTTCCAAGTCATCGAAAAACATATCCACTCCGTATGCTTTACCAAAATCCTCTGCTTTCGATAACACGCGGCTATAAACGGCTTTCAGCTTATACCCCTCTGTCAGACTTAATGCCTTGGCAAACTCGTGGGAAATCATACTCGTTCCTATAAAACCTACAGCTAACATCGAACTCCTCCATTCAAATCGGTAGTAGTTCTATTTTACTATACTTTGAAGGCTTTCGATACTAAAACAGAAAAGAGGAGCGTGTAAAGCAACCGCGAAAACGCAGCTCCTCCTTCTACTTTGTCTGGGTAGGTGTTGTTTTAGCGTCTTGATCCATGACGCTTGTTTTGATTTTTATCGCTAGGTTTGCGCGTATTGGTTTTTTTGTCGATGTTATTGATGATATCAATTTCTTCGTCTGTCAGTGAGAAATCGAAAAGATCTAAATTTTCGACCATACGTTCATCGTGACTCGTCTTTGGAATCGGCACCACGCCACGTTCCAAGCACCATTTTAATGCAATTTGCGCCGATGTTTTGTCGTGTTTATTTCCAATACCGGCTAATTTTTTATCGCTATTCACTTTTCCCGCGCCGAGCGGACTATAGCCCATCGTCACAATATTATTCTGGTCGTTGTATGCATCCAAATCTGCATTCATATTATCCGGGTTAACCGGGATTTGGTTTACCGCCGGGCGAACTTTTCCTTCTTTAATAATTTCAGCTAATTCCCCGCGATTGAAGTTTGAAACACCAATACTGTTCACACGACCTGAAGCTTGAATTTCTTCCAAAGCGCGCCAAGTCGCCAAATTGACGCCTTCTTCCGAACTCGGCCAGTGAATCAAATAGAGATCGACATAATCCAATCCTAGACGCTCATACGTTTGATTGAAAGCTTCCGTCGCCTGTTCGAAGCCCATATCTGATTTCCAAACTTTCGACACGATGAAAAGTTCATTTCGAGAAATTCCCGCGTTGATTGCTTTTTGAATCCCCCGTCCGACCCCTTCTTCGTTGTCATATATTTTTGCAGTATCGATAAGGCGGTACCCTTTCATAATAGCGTTAAATACAACTTCTTCAGCGTCACGATTGGCAATTCCCGACGTCCCAAAACCAATAATCGGAATCGTATACCCGTCATTCAAAGGCAGCCGTTCCGTTATTTGTTGCTTAACCATATGCTACACCCTTTCAATCGTTTTCTTTATTCTACCTTTGAAGTTGAAATAAAGAAAGCGTTTACCTGTTTGTGCGGGGATAGTTTGGGCGTTAGTGCACAGGTCGTCCTTTCTTGCTCGACCTTTGCACCTTTTCAAGCCTAAGCGTGCATAAGTCATGCCTTTTCGACCGACCTTTGCACTCTTTTGAGTCTAGGCGTGCATAAGTCACGCCTTTTCGACCGACCTTTGCACTCTTTTGAGTCTAGGTGTGCATAAGTCACGCCTTTTCGACCGACCTTTGCACTCTTTTGAGTCTAGGCGTGCATAAGTCACGCCTTTTCGACCGACCTTTGCCGACGGAGCACATTCGGTCGGCAAAGGTTGAACAATTTTAAGTCACTTTTGCCGACACATGGTATGAAACTAAAAAACCACTCTCACGAGTGGTTTTCCAAGGTTGCGATAATGAGTTCCGGGCGATTATTGATTCGGAATGGGAAATGTGATGGTCCAAGACCGCGGCTGATGACCAAATGTTTGGTCGGATCTGTTTCCAACGCCCATACACCTGCTGTATATTTCGGCAGACGTCCCTGCCCCGGTGCGAATAAACCGCCGATACCCGGAATGCGAATTTGGCCGCCGTGCGCGTGGCCGGAAAAAACAACATCTGGGGCTTTACTAGCGTCGGCGTGGTACTTCTTAAATAGTTCCGGACGATGCGCCAATAACAGGCGGGTTTGACCGGCCCAGTCCGGACGAATAGTCATTTTCGCCAAGAAATCTTTTTGAACTTTTCCAAATGGTGACGGTTCAGGAACACCCATCACAACAACCGGTTTTCGTCCGGACAACATCACGGAATAAGCGGTGTTATCTAAATAAGTTACGCCGGTTCCTTGATAGATATGCGTGTGATTTTTGACTTTATTGTCATGATTTCCTTCAACCGCATATGTTGGAGCAATATCCGGGAGACGTTTTAGGAAGGCATGCGCTTCTGCTGTCCGCTCTGGTTCAGCCGCATCCATCTGGTCCCCACTTAGGAAAATTAAATCCGGTTGCTCTTTCTTCAACGTTTTAATCAAAGCGTCCAAATTAATTTTAGTATAGGGGAAATGTAAATCAGAAAGATGGGCAATCTTCAGCCCTTCATTTTCGGGAGCTAGTTTCTTAATCGGTACCGCATACCGACTCACTTGAAACTTCGTATTTTGCACATACAAATACGCGGCGGTTCCTGCTGTTAATAGTGCTGTATTAATGAGGGTTTTTTTATTATTCATTGCGCGTTCCTCCTTCGAAATAGGGCTTTATTATGATATACTACAACTATCTAAAAATTTTGTTAAATATCGGAATATAAACCGAAAGGAGCTAGGATATGGAAGTATTTATCGACAAACTAAAAGAAGTTTTGCAATCGGTTTTGCCGATCACAATTCTCGTCATTATTCTCCATTTTACCATCGCGCCTCTGCCGGGAATAGAGTTTTCCCGCTTTTTGTTTGGTGCTTTACTAATTATTATGGGGCTCGCCGTTTTCTTATTCGGAGTGGATATTGGAATTACCTCGATTGGGAATTATCTTGGAAAAGAAATCGCTCGAAGCAACAGCCTAAAACTTGTTTTGGTGATGGGATTGATTCTTGGGTTTTTCATCTCAATCGCAGAACCTGACTTAATTATTTTAGCAAATCAAGTCAGTGAAGTCACGGATGGGGCTATCCCCAGTACTGTTTTACTCGTCGTTGTTTCAGTGGGAATTGCATTTATGATGACAATCGGCTTGTTTCGCATTGTTTACCGCTATCCTCTACGAAATATCTTCTTCGTCATCTATACTTTAATCTTTTTATTAGCTATATTCAGTTCAAACGACTTATTCGCAATAGCATTCGATGCATCCGGATCGACAACCGGTGCCTTAACGGTTCCTTTTATGTTGGCCTTAGCTACGGGTGTAGCCTCTCTGAATCACGATTCAAAGTCAGCAGAAATCGACAGTTTCGGCCTTGTTGGCGTCGCATCGAGTGGAGCTATTTTGAGCGTATTGATTCTCGGCCTGTTTACCGGTGATAGTGGGATTACGGGCACCTTATCCGTCGACGTCGGCGCCTACACTTCTTGGGTGGTTCCATTCACGGATACATTGCCGCATATGGCACTCGAAACCGTC
This genomic interval from Jeotgalibaca porci contains the following:
- the map gene encoding type I methionyl aminopeptidase, with protein sequence MITLKSQREIEAMAESGQILANIHVALRDFIKPGITTMAINDFVEKAIRDAGAIPEQIGFEGYEFATCTSVNDAICHGFPSTKEVLKDGDLVKVDTVVNYNGAMSDSCWSYIVGESSPTVDRLKEVTKKAMYLGIEQAKVGNRIGDIGHAIQTYVEAEGFSVVRDFIGHGIGPTMHEGPAVPHYGLPGKGLRLKEGMTITIEPMVNTGTWKSKMDKNGWTARTQDGGISCQFEHTIAITSEGPKILTLQPE
- the manA gene encoding mannose-6-phosphate isomerase, class I produces the protein MIQPLFMQPVLQEKMWGGTKLRDIYGYSIPSDHTGECWAISAHPDGIGKIAIGTFAGMGLDELYQAHPELFGNPSSPVFPLLTKIIDAADALSVQVHPDDAYGMEHEGELGKTECWYIIDADEGAEIIYGHNALSKEEFAEMVQEGKWSDLLRYVPVKRGDFFFVPSGTIHAIGAGITILETQQSSNTTYRVYDFDRVEQNGQKRDLHIQESIDVTAFPHVDAVNHFKVDGMVTTFIESDYFNVYKWDITESFTYRQTAAYTLVSVLEGEGVLEVAGDSYAIMKGMHFVLPNGIADVRLDGNFEMLVSTPGPKSL
- a CDS encoding M20 family metallopeptidase; its protein translation is MSLLDILTQKLEEKEGRIIEMRRYLHAHPELSFEEEKTAQYIADFYKDVPVDKVETNYGGGHGVVVTIKGAQPGKTIAIRADFDALPITEETDVAFKSTNPGVMHACGHDGHTAYMLILAETLAELKSELKGTIRVLHQPAEEVPPGGALGMIKAGALEGVDHIFGIHVMSNMETGKVFYRAGNTQTGRSYFKLKVQGKGGHGSSPHTANDAIVAASSFVMNVQTIVSRHINPFDTAVVTIGSFDGKGSFNVIKDSVTLEGDVRTMSDESRTIVEEQVRQFAEGLETSFKVKSELEYANDYPVLYNDPEVTGLVQEALEAADFAEILETAPQPPSEDFAYYLKEVPGTFFYVGAMPANGEWYPHHHPKFEINEDSLLISAKAMAAVVVKFCG
- a CDS encoding substrate-binding domain-containing protein; the encoded protein is MEEHGKKKNLVITTLYQQIPTELEEDIAGICAIGKFSDGQVTQLKKFEKPLVFIDSNQMSNQADSVTVDFNYAIQQVMAEAAKYKTIGFLGGKETTQDQKQVLDDPRELLFQAALMQSGKYNEAAFYTGSFSTASGQALMNQAISEHGDNLPTFFFCANDAIAIGAMRSLQDANIQVPERVSLIGFNDSNVARYVYPALSTIQVDTEALGSIGLNLLVERMEGNVGITQNISIATRLIKRESTKK
- a CDS encoding DEAD/DEAH box helicase, which produces MMIEKMNPSFQRHWRSMRFQLPTPIQERSFEPLLAGEDIVGLSPTGTGKTLAYALPLLEKIKTSSELQLVVLTPSQELGVQVGRVLEEWASLRDVKVQTLIGGASVKRQIENLKLKPEVVVGTPGRMLELANQRKLKLHTVKTVVLDEADYLLQPEHMDNLREFIKKMPGQRQMAFYSATDSENLREVSRWFNTQPAIIDTADASTDQTEHGYVLADNRKRAEVLRRLGNVKGMQALVFVNSVQELDYLAEKMQFENVKVRMLHSDYGTSQRKDALEAFKKGEAVFLLTTDVSTRGIDIPDLPYVINYDLPLSQEVYQHRSGRTGRMGKEGRVLSLVNERGIRDLRKLGPRPSETTEWFIFKGQLVDERPETVPDAPQPKMKEKVKKEKGVRQETNRTPLPEAPKKAKKKNRTRSQKNKGARRPKTEE
- a CDS encoding Gfo/Idh/MocA family protein, with product MLAVGFIGTSMISHEFAKALSLTEGYKLKAVYSRVLSKAEDFGKAYGVDMFFDDLEAFMASPELDVIYIASPNSLHFDQAMLAMANKKHVIVEKPAFSNLKEWDAANKAADENGVLLFEAARHLHDPNFHIIKNEITKLEKVDNAILYYGKYSSRYDQVVAGEEPNIFSPRFSGGALMDLGVYTLYAALAWFGEPESATYNARKIATNVDGSGTILFRYPTFDVTMHISKNYNLHAPSEVHSGKQTLILDELTGTTEIILENTGTGETFNLAKKPSAHLMLDEALAFHKEIVHTTEKYEEWRQLSRQVAYWSEKLRKNAGITFTADE
- a CDS encoding aldo/keto reductase, with translation MVKQQITERLPLNDGYTIPIIGFGTSGIANRDAEEVVFNAIMKGYRLIDTAKIYDNEEGVGRGIQKAINAGISRNELFIVSKVWKSDMGFEQATEAFNQTYERLGLDYVDLYLIHWPSSEEGVNLATWRALEEIQASGRVNSIGVSNFNRGELAEIIKEGKVRPAVNQIPVNPDNMNADLDAYNDQNNIVTMGYSPLGAGKVNSDKKLAGIGNKHDKTSAQIALKWCLERGVVPIPKTSHDERMVENLDLFDFSLTDEEIDIINNIDKKTNTRKPSDKNQNKRHGSRR
- a CDS encoding metallophosphoesterase, producing MNNKKTLINTALLTAGTAAYLYVQNTKFQVSRYAVPIKKLAPENEGLKIAHLSDLHFPYTKINLDALIKTLKKEQPDLIFLSGDQMDAAEPERTAEAHAFLKRLPDIAPTYAVEGNHDNKVKNHTHIYQGTGVTYLDNTAYSVMLSGRKPVVVMGVPEPSPFGKVQKDFLAKMTIRPDWAGQTRLLLAHRPELFKKYHADASKAPDVVFSGHAHGGQIRIPGIGGLFAPGQGRLPKYTAGVWALETDPTKHLVISRGLGPSHFPFRINNRPELIIATLENHS
- a CDS encoding DUF1538 domain-containing protein, whose product is MEVFIDKLKEVLQSVLPITILVIILHFTIAPLPGIEFSRFLFGALLIIMGLAVFLFGVDIGITSIGNYLGKEIARSNSLKLVLVMGLILGFFISIAEPDLIILANQVSEVTDGAIPSTVLLVVVSVGIAFMMTIGLFRIVYRYPLRNIFFVIYTLIFLLAIFSSNDLFAIAFDASGSTTGALTVPFMLALATGVASLNHDSKSAEIDSFGLVGVASSGAILSVLILGLFTGDSGITGTLSVDVGAYTSWVVPFTDTLPHMALETVLSIAPILIIFVCYNLFVAKRKMQTADFKRAMLGLLYLYVGLVLFLTGVNAGFLNVGRQLGMTIAGMDSKWPVLFIGLLLGLVVILAEPAVYVLTHQIEDVTNGSVKRSVVLVFLSVGVGLAVLLSVVRVLVPEILLWHYLVPGYIIALVLAFRVPNLFVGMAFDAGGVASGPMTATFILAFIQGVADITPHSNVLLDGFGMIAMVAMMPILSLQLLGAIYQQRSKKEGI